In the genome of Streptomyces pactum, one region contains:
- a CDS encoding VOC family protein, with the protein MTARFDAIGLVVADLSASLAFYRRLGVDIPDGADNLPHVEVTIPGGPRLMWDPLETVRSFDPDWTPPHGSARVALAFACDGPAEVDSVYATMVAAGAEGHREPWDAPWGQRYAQLHDPDGNTVDLFAPLSPSAG; encoded by the coding sequence ATGACAGCTCGATTCGACGCCATCGGCCTGGTGGTGGCCGACCTCTCCGCCTCGCTCGCCTTCTACCGCCGGCTCGGCGTGGACATCCCCGACGGTGCCGACAACCTGCCGCACGTCGAGGTCACGATCCCCGGCGGACCGAGGCTGATGTGGGACCCCCTGGAGACGGTCCGCTCCTTCGACCCCGACTGGACCCCGCCCCACGGCTCGGCCCGGGTCGCCCTCGCGTTCGCCTGCGACGGCCCCGCCGAGGTGGACTCCGTCTACGCCACGATGGTGGCGGCGGGCGCCGAGGGGCACCGGGAACCGTGGGACGCCCCCTGGGGCCAGCGCTACGCCCAGCTCCACGACCCGGACGGCAACACCGTGGACCTGTTCGCCCCGCTCTCCCCGTCGGCCGGCTGA
- a CDS encoding beta-ketoacyl-ACP synthase III, whose product MTGSRVVALGHYQPARLLTNEDLAAMVDTSDEWIRSRVGIRTRHVARPDETVDEMAAAAAAKALAHSGVSATDIDLVIVATSTALDRSPNMAARVAARLGLSSPATMDLNVVCAGFTHALATADHTLRAGAARRALVIGADKFTVAADWTDRSTCVLLGDGAGAAVVVADEDGRPWDGPGIGPVVWGSVPEMGHAVRIEGTPPRFAQEGQAVYRWATTQLPPIARQVCERAGVKPEELGAVVLHQANLRIIEPVARKLGAVNAVIARDVVESGNTSAASIPLALSKLVERGEVTSGAWALLFGFGGNLSYAGQVIRCP is encoded by the coding sequence ATGACCGGTTCACGCGTCGTGGCTCTCGGCCACTACCAGCCCGCGCGGCTGCTCACCAACGAGGACCTCGCGGCCATGGTGGACACCAGCGACGAGTGGATCCGCAGCCGGGTCGGCATCCGTACCCGGCACGTCGCGCGCCCGGACGAGACGGTGGACGAGATGGCCGCCGCGGCGGCGGCCAAGGCGCTGGCGCACAGCGGCGTGAGCGCCACCGACATCGACCTGGTGATCGTCGCCACCTCCACCGCGCTGGACCGCAGCCCCAACATGGCGGCGCGGGTCGCCGCCCGGCTCGGCCTTTCCTCCCCCGCCACGATGGACCTCAACGTGGTGTGCGCCGGCTTCACCCACGCCCTGGCCACCGCCGACCACACCCTGCGGGCCGGCGCCGCCCGGCGGGCCCTGGTGATCGGCGCCGACAAGTTCACCGTAGCCGCCGACTGGACCGACCGGTCCACCTGCGTGCTCCTGGGGGACGGCGCCGGCGCCGCGGTGGTGGTCGCCGACGAGGACGGCCGTCCGTGGGACGGACCCGGCATCGGGCCGGTGGTGTGGGGTTCGGTGCCGGAGATGGGGCACGCGGTGCGCATCGAGGGCACCCCGCCGCGGTTCGCGCAGGAGGGGCAGGCGGTCTACCGCTGGGCCACCACCCAACTGCCGCCCATCGCCCGCCAGGTGTGCGAGCGCGCCGGGGTGAAGCCGGAGGAGCTGGGCGCCGTCGTCCTCCACCAGGCGAACCTGCGGATCATCGAACCGGTGGCGCGGAAGCTGGGTGCCGTCAACGCCGTGATCGCCCGGGACGTGGTGGAGTCGGGCAACACCTCCGCCGCGAGCATCCCGCTGGCGCTGTCCAAGCTGGTGGAGCGGGGCGAGGTCACGTCGGGCGCCTGGGCGCTGCTGTTCGGCTTCGGCGGCAACCTCTCGTACGCCGGGCAGGTCATCCGCTGCCCGTGA
- a CDS encoding STAS domain-containing protein encodes MVKEETAFGIRQRTLGGITLVEMAGELDIVAAGTARPCLDALVRGGRHPDIVLDLRGVTFVDCAGLSVLCRVRNRVLERGGRLRLVIDDPRLRRLLKIVRLDDAFEVLDDLASAA; translated from the coding sequence ATGGTCAAGGAAGAAACCGCTTTCGGCATCCGGCAGCGGACGCTGGGCGGCATCACACTGGTGGAGATGGCCGGGGAGCTGGACATCGTCGCGGCCGGCACGGCCCGGCCGTGCCTCGACGCGCTGGTGCGCGGTGGCCGGCATCCGGACATCGTGCTCGATCTGCGCGGGGTCACCTTCGTGGATTGCGCCGGGCTCTCGGTGCTCTGCCGGGTCCGCAACCGGGTGCTGGAGCGCGGTGGGCGGCTGCGGCTGGTGATCGACGACCCGCGGCTGCGTCGGCTGCTGAAGATCGTGCGGCTGGACGACGCGTTCGAAGTGCTCGACGACCTGGCGTCTGCCGCCTGA
- a CDS encoding STAS domain-containing protein, giving the protein MSYRGESAEQPHAPLAYARTYRSVECTVVEVHGEVDIMGVLEVGPPLDEATGGTAPLVVIDLTPTTFLDCSGLALLARAHRRTGERGAALRLVCADPALLRTLHAGGVTDLLTPWPTVGAALRDAAARPRPAASGRTVRPR; this is encoded by the coding sequence ATGTCGTACCGAGGCGAGAGTGCCGAGCAGCCGCACGCGCCGCTGGCGTACGCCCGGACCTACCGGTCCGTCGAGTGCACGGTGGTGGAGGTGCACGGCGAGGTGGACATCATGGGGGTGCTGGAGGTCGGCCCACCGCTGGACGAGGCGACCGGCGGTACCGCGCCGCTGGTGGTCATCGACCTGACCCCGACCACCTTCCTGGACTGTTCCGGCCTCGCCCTGCTGGCCCGGGCCCACCGGCGCACCGGCGAGCGTGGCGCGGCGCTGCGGCTGGTCTGCGCGGACCCCGCGCTCCTGCGCACCCTGCACGCCGGCGGGGTGACGGACCTGCTCACCCCGTGGCCCACGGTGGGGGCGGCGCTGCGGGACGCGGCGGCCCGCCCGCGCCCGGCGGCCTCCGGGCGTACGGTCCGTCCGCGCTGA
- a CDS encoding LysR family transcriptional regulator: MLRPVELEVRHLRALCAIADTGSVRKAARQLGMSQPALTTQLRRIENAIGGELFARERTGSRLTPLGRSVLGRARSIVAEMNALTAEAREAAGQGTASGTRLWIGSTTSRAVPGWLRRLRLRFPDADTTIRTDASPNTLLRMVAEHQLDVAFVHEVAGVPLRFPEGVELRVLIAREPQFVVVPDSHPAARAPVVRLADLAGDQWMVDPSVDGELTGLRRILAAAGLNPKVVYGDYLMAADLVAAGEVVTPCQPTARARPGTAVRPLEGDPLTVRLLLVCRAGAGAPAGIEGVFTDLAAAYREIAWASDAYRRWLARHDGPLPLFQMPERVPVPLLV; the protein is encoded by the coding sequence ATGCTCCGGCCCGTGGAGCTCGAAGTCAGGCACCTTCGTGCACTGTGCGCCATCGCCGACACCGGCAGCGTACGGAAGGCGGCTCGGCAGCTCGGCATGAGCCAGCCGGCCCTGACCACCCAGCTCCGCCGGATCGAGAACGCCATCGGCGGTGAGCTGTTCGCCCGGGAACGCACCGGGAGCCGGCTGACTCCGCTGGGCCGCTCGGTGCTGGGCCGGGCCCGGTCCATCGTGGCCGAGATGAACGCCCTGACCGCGGAGGCGCGGGAGGCGGCCGGCCAGGGCACGGCGTCCGGGACCCGGTTGTGGATCGGCAGCACCACCAGCCGCGCCGTGCCCGGCTGGCTGCGCCGGCTCCGGCTCCGCTTCCCCGACGCCGACACCACCATCCGTACCGACGCCTCCCCCAACACGCTGCTGCGCATGGTCGCCGAGCACCAGCTCGACGTCGCCTTCGTCCACGAGGTGGCGGGCGTCCCGCTCCGCTTCCCCGAAGGCGTGGAGCTGCGGGTGCTCATCGCCCGGGAACCGCAGTTCGTGGTGGTGCCGGACAGCCACCCGGCGGCCCGTGCCCCGGTGGTGCGCCTCGCCGACCTCGCCGGCGACCAGTGGATGGTGGACCCGTCCGTGGACGGTGAGCTGACCGGTCTGCGCCGGATCCTCGCCGCCGCCGGGCTCAACCCCAAGGTGGTCTACGGCGACTACCTGATGGCCGCCGACCTGGTGGCCGCCGGGGAGGTGGTGACGCCCTGCCAGCCGACCGCGCGGGCCCGCCCGGGCACCGCCGTCCGGCCGCTGGAGGGCGACCCGCTGACCGTCCGGCTGCTGCTGGTGTGCCGGGCCGGGGCCGGCGCCCCGGCGGGCATCGAGGGGGTCTTCACCGACCTGGCCGCGGCGTACCGGGAGATCGCCTGGGCCAGTGACGCCTACCGGCGGTGGCTGGCCCGGCACGACGGTCCGCTGCCGCTGTTCCAGATGCCCGAGCGGGTACCCGTGCCGCTGCTGGTGTGA
- a CDS encoding pyridoxamine 5'-phosphate oxidase family protein: MRPGEEPTAELDPRYSVAGAAPTDWSEARERLESAEVYWLSTVRPDGRPHVTPLLSVWLDDALHFCTGPQERKARNLAANPNCVLTTGHNALGEGLDLVVEGAALPVTAGTALRRVAAGYEAKYGSEWHFEVRDGAFAGPGGRALVFGVRPVTVFGFRKGAYSQTRWRF, encoded by the coding sequence GTGCGTCCAGGTGAGGAGCCCACGGCGGAGCTCGACCCCCGGTACAGCGTCGCCGGGGCCGCACCGACCGACTGGTCCGAGGCGAGGGAGCGGCTGGAGTCGGCCGAGGTGTACTGGCTCTCCACGGTGCGTCCGGACGGCCGCCCGCACGTCACCCCGCTGCTGTCGGTCTGGCTCGACGACGCACTGCACTTCTGCACCGGGCCACAGGAGCGGAAGGCCCGCAACCTGGCGGCCAACCCGAACTGTGTGCTGACCACCGGGCACAACGCCCTCGGCGAGGGCCTGGACCTGGTGGTGGAGGGCGCGGCGCTGCCGGTGACCGCGGGGACCGCGCTGCGGCGGGTGGCGGCCGGGTACGAGGCGAAGTACGGCAGCGAGTGGCACTTCGAGGTCCGGGACGGGGCGTTCGCGGGCCCCGGCGGGCGGGCGCTGGTCTTCGGCGTCCGCCCGGTCACCGTCTTCGGCTTCCGCAAGGGTGCCTACAGCCAGACCCGCTGGCGCTTCTGA
- the sodN gene encoding superoxide dismutase, Ni, with the protein MLSRLFAPKVKVSAHCDLPCGVYDPAQARIEAESVKAVQEKYQANEDPHFRARATVIKEQRAELAKHHVSVLWSDYFKPPHFEKYPELHQLINDTLKALSAAKASTDPATGQKALDLIAQIDKIFWETKQG; encoded by the coding sequence ATGCTTTCCCGCCTGTTCGCCCCCAAGGTGAAGGTCAGCGCCCACTGCGACCTTCCCTGCGGCGTCTACGACCCTGCCCAGGCTCGCATCGAGGCCGAGTCGGTCAAGGCCGTCCAGGAGAAGTACCAGGCCAACGAGGACCCGCACTTCCGCGCCCGCGCCACGGTCATCAAGGAGCAGCGCGCCGAGCTGGCCAAGCACCACGTGTCGGTGCTGTGGAGCGATTACTTCAAGCCGCCGCACTTCGAGAAGTACCCCGAGCTGCACCAGCTCATCAACGACACCCTGAAGGCGCTGAGCGCGGCCAAGGCGTCCACCGACCCGGCCACCGGGCAGAAGGCGCTGGACCTCATCGCCCAGATCGACAAGATCTTCTGGGAGACCAAGCAGGGCTGA
- the sodX gene encoding nickel-type superoxide dismutase maturation protease produces the protein MQDQVRDRGPEQDRDSQGLLRIGLATVYGPSMTPTLLPGDRLVIRYGATLRPGNVVMLRHPFQQDLWIVKRLAERRDGGWWVLGDNPFATPDSREFGVVPDELVVGRAVLRLRPVPRATDRAQRSAGALLGWAASAVRPLGRRPAGGAAASSSPGRSPRSASRRFRAR, from the coding sequence ATGCAGGACCAGGTGCGCGATCGCGGGCCGGAGCAGGACCGTGACTCCCAGGGGTTGCTGCGGATCGGGCTGGCCACGGTGTACGGCCCGTCGATGACCCCGACCCTGCTGCCCGGGGACCGGCTGGTGATCCGCTACGGCGCCACGCTGCGCCCGGGGAACGTGGTGATGCTGCGCCACCCGTTCCAGCAGGACCTGTGGATCGTCAAGCGGCTCGCCGAGCGGCGGGACGGCGGCTGGTGGGTGCTGGGGGACAACCCGTTCGCGACACCGGACAGCCGGGAGTTCGGGGTGGTCCCCGACGAGCTGGTGGTGGGCCGGGCGGTGCTGCGGCTGCGTCCGGTGCCGCGCGCCACCGACCGGGCTCAGCGGTCGGCCGGCGCGCTGCTGGGCTGGGCGGCCTCGGCGGTCAGGCCGCTGGGCCGCCGCCCGGCCGGCGGGGCGGCGGCCTCCTCGTCCCCGGGCCGCTCCCCGCGCTCGGCGTCCAGGCGCTTCCGGGCGCGGTAG
- a CDS encoding class I SAM-dependent methyltransferase: MTETVAVSHWRAWQESWDRQQEWYLPDREERFRVMLDAVEAVVGPEPRVLDLACGTGSVTDRLLRRFPGAESTGVDLDPALLTIARGSFAGESRARFVTADLRDPDWPEKLPHATYDAVLTSTALHWLTADRLRVLYRQLHGVVRDGGLFVNADHMPDGSTPRLNEAERAFRHARQQRARAEGALDWADWWRSVTEDPLLADAAAERFAILGNPLLPGDHGEDQAQPPAWHVTALREAGFAEARPVWCSVTDAAVLALK; this comes from the coding sequence ATGACGGAAACCGTCGCCGTGTCGCACTGGCGCGCCTGGCAGGAGAGCTGGGACCGGCAGCAGGAGTGGTACCTGCCCGACCGCGAGGAGCGGTTCCGGGTGATGCTGGACGCGGTGGAGGCGGTCGTCGGCCCCGAGCCCCGGGTGCTGGACCTGGCCTGCGGCACCGGGAGCGTCACCGACCGCCTGCTGCGCCGCTTCCCCGGGGCGGAGAGCACCGGGGTGGACCTGGACCCGGCGCTGCTGACCATCGCCCGCGGCTCCTTCGCCGGCGAGTCCCGGGCCCGGTTCGTCACCGCCGACCTGCGCGACCCGGACTGGCCGGAGAAGCTGCCGCACGCCACGTACGACGCGGTGCTCACCTCCACCGCCCTGCACTGGCTGACCGCCGACCGGCTCCGGGTGCTGTACCGGCAGCTGCACGGTGTGGTCCGGGACGGCGGGCTGTTCGTCAACGCCGACCACATGCCGGACGGCAGCACCCCGCGGCTGAACGAGGCGGAGCGCGCGTTCCGGCACGCCCGGCAGCAGCGGGCCCGGGCCGAGGGCGCGCTGGACTGGGCCGACTGGTGGCGCTCGGTGACCGAGGACCCGCTGCTGGCGGACGCGGCGGCCGAGCGGTTCGCGATCCTCGGCAACCCGCTCCTCCCCGGCGACCACGGCGAGGACCAGGCGCAGCCGCCGGCCTGGCACGTGACGGCGCTGCGTGAGGCGGGCTTCGCCGAGGCCCGGCCGGTGTGGTGCTCGGTCACCGACGCGGCGGTGCTGGCGCTGAAGTAG
- a CDS encoding amino acid ABC transporter ATP-binding protein — protein sequence MTPMVKAEGVHKSYGAVEVLKGIDLEVAPGEVFCLIGPSGSGKSTFLRCINHLEKINAGRLYVDGELVGYRQQGNKLYELKDREVAAKRRDIGMVFQRFNLFPHMTAVENVMEAPVQVKGESKAVARERALKLLDRVGLADKGGNYPSQLSGGQQQRVAIARALAMEPKLMLFDEPTSALDPELVGDVLDVMRDLAEDGMTMVVVTHEMGFAREVGDSVVFMDGGVVVEAGNPREVLTNPQHERTKSFLSKVL from the coding sequence ATGACCCCCATGGTGAAGGCCGAGGGCGTCCACAAGTCCTACGGAGCCGTCGAGGTGCTCAAGGGGATCGACCTGGAGGTCGCTCCCGGTGAGGTGTTCTGCCTGATCGGCCCCTCCGGCTCGGGCAAGTCCACCTTCCTGCGCTGCATCAACCACCTGGAGAAGATCAACGCCGGCCGGCTGTACGTGGACGGCGAGCTGGTCGGCTACCGGCAGCAGGGCAACAAGCTGTACGAGCTGAAGGACCGCGAGGTGGCCGCCAAGCGGCGCGACATCGGCATGGTCTTCCAGCGCTTCAACCTGTTCCCGCACATGACGGCCGTGGAGAACGTCATGGAGGCCCCGGTGCAGGTCAAGGGCGAGTCCAAGGCCGTGGCGCGGGAGCGCGCGCTGAAGCTGCTGGACCGGGTCGGCCTGGCCGACAAGGGCGGCAACTACCCCTCGCAGCTCTCCGGCGGCCAGCAGCAGCGGGTGGCGATCGCCCGGGCCCTGGCCATGGAGCCCAAGCTGATGCTCTTCGACGAGCCCACCTCGGCGCTCGACCCGGAGCTGGTCGGCGACGTGCTGGACGTGATGCGGGACCTCGCCGAGGACGGCATGACCATGGTCGTGGTCACCCACGAGATGGGCTTCGCCCGCGAGGTCGGCGACTCGGTCGTCTTCATGGACGGCGGCGTGGTCGTGGAGGCCGGCAACCCGCGCGAGGTGCTGACCAACCCGCAGCACGAGCGGACGAAGTCGTTCCTGTCCAAGGTGCTCTGA
- a CDS encoding amino acid ABC transporter permease gives MTADIEKTGPGGTPPGTAPEAIKAIPVRHYGRWISAVVIVALLGMLVYAFSQGDVNWGAIPDNFFNDDILEGVGKTIWITIAAMALGVVLGIVLAVMRLSKNPVTQAVAWGYIWFFRGTPVYVQLLMWFNLGLIFKYINLGPIYQDEWSDFMTPFLAALLGLGLNEAAYMAEICRAGLQSVDEGQTEAAQALGMSHAKTLRRVVLPQAMRVIVPPTGNEFINMLKTTSLVIAVQYWDLLQAAQTLGQNTGAPAETLFLAATWYLILTSVLSVGQYYLERYYARGSSRALPPTVFQRVRANLLSFSNRPARGGTR, from the coding sequence GTGACTGCTGACATCGAAAAGACGGGACCGGGCGGCACCCCGCCGGGCACCGCGCCGGAGGCGATCAAGGCCATCCCGGTCCGCCACTACGGCCGGTGGATCTCCGCCGTGGTGATCGTCGCACTGCTGGGCATGCTGGTGTACGCCTTCTCCCAGGGCGACGTGAACTGGGGCGCCATCCCGGACAACTTCTTCAACGACGACATCCTCGAAGGCGTCGGCAAGACCATCTGGATCACCATCGCCGCCATGGCGCTCGGCGTGGTCCTGGGCATCGTCCTCGCGGTGATGCGGCTGTCGAAGAACCCGGTCACCCAGGCAGTCGCCTGGGGGTACATCTGGTTCTTCCGCGGCACCCCGGTGTACGTGCAGCTGCTGATGTGGTTCAACCTCGGCCTGATCTTCAAGTACATCAACCTGGGCCCGATCTACCAGGACGAGTGGTCGGACTTCATGACCCCGTTCCTCGCCGCCCTGCTGGGCCTGGGCCTGAACGAGGCCGCGTACATGGCCGAGATCTGCCGGGCCGGCCTGCAGTCGGTGGACGAGGGCCAGACCGAGGCCGCGCAGGCGCTGGGCATGAGCCACGCCAAGACGCTGCGCCGGGTGGTGCTGCCGCAGGCGATGCGGGTGATCGTGCCGCCGACCGGCAACGAGTTCATCAACATGCTCAAGACCACCTCGCTGGTGATCGCCGTGCAGTACTGGGACCTGCTCCAGGCCGCGCAGACCCTCGGCCAGAACACCGGCGCCCCGGCGGAGACCCTGTTCCTCGCCGCCACCTGGTACCTGATCCTCACCTCGGTGCTGAGCGTGGGCCAGTACTACCTGGAGCGGTACTACGCGCGTGGCTCCAGCCGCGCGCTGCCCCCGACCGTCTTCCAGCGGGTCCGCGCCAACCTGCTGTCCTTCAGCAACCGCCCCGCACGAGGAGGTACCCGATGA
- a CDS encoding ABC transporter substrate-binding protein: protein MTASTTRRSTAARSRWAATGAIAVTGALLLSGCGDQRDKVTNTDTSGKPPLFSLLPKEIQSAGVIKVGSDINYPPVEFRKGNEVVGIDPDIAEALSKQLGVRFEFSNGTFDTLLSGMRSGRYDIAMSAMTDNKGRQEGIDPDTGKKVGKGVDFVDYLTAGVSIYTRKGDTQGISTWDDLCGRKIVVQRGTTSHDLAKAQSKKCDKDGKKTISIEAFANDTEAQTRLRGGGADAGSSDFPVAAYAVRTSGGGDDFELVGEQVEAAPYGIAVSKDDAQLRDALKAALDAIIRTKDYEKVLKKWGVEAGAVDQATINGGK, encoded by the coding sequence ATGACCGCAAGCACCACCCGTCGGTCCACCGCAGCCAGGTCCCGATGGGCCGCGACGGGCGCGATCGCGGTCACCGGCGCGCTGCTGCTGTCGGGCTGCGGCGATCAGCGTGACAAGGTCACCAACACCGACACCTCCGGCAAGCCGCCGCTCTTCAGCTTGCTGCCAAAGGAGATCCAGTCGGCCGGCGTCATCAAGGTGGGGTCGGACATCAACTACCCGCCGGTCGAGTTCCGCAAGGGCAACGAGGTCGTGGGCATCGACCCGGACATCGCCGAGGCCCTCAGCAAGCAGCTCGGGGTGCGGTTCGAGTTCTCCAACGGCACCTTCGACACCCTGCTGAGCGGTATGCGGTCCGGCCGCTACGACATCGCGATGTCGGCGATGACCGACAACAAGGGCCGTCAGGAGGGCATCGACCCGGACACCGGCAAGAAGGTCGGCAAGGGCGTCGACTTCGTGGACTACCTGACCGCCGGCGTGTCCATCTACACCCGCAAGGGCGACACCCAGGGGATCTCGACCTGGGACGACCTGTGCGGCAGGAAGATCGTCGTGCAGCGCGGCACCACCTCGCACGACCTGGCCAAGGCCCAGTCGAAGAAGTGCGACAAGGACGGCAAGAAGACGATCTCGATCGAGGCCTTCGCCAACGACACCGAGGCCCAGACCCGGCTGCGCGGCGGCGGCGCCGACGCCGGCTCCAGCGACTTCCCGGTCGCGGCGTACGCGGTGCGCACCTCCGGCGGCGGTGACGACTTCGAGCTGGTCGGCGAGCAGGTCGAGGCCGCCCCGTACGGGATCGCGGTGAGCAAGGACGACGCCCAGCTGCGGGACGCCCTGAAGGCCGCGCTCGACGCGATCATCCGCACCAAGGACTACGAGAAGGTCCTGAAGAAGTGGGGTGTCGAGGCCGGCGCGGTGGACCAGGCCACCATCAACGGCGGCAAGTGA
- a CDS encoding NAD(P)-dependent malic enzyme, whose product MSAEIVNPRSDSATGDQDEPFDPAFALHRGGKMAVQATVPVRNKDDLSLAYTPGVAKVCSAIAEQPDLVHDYTWKSQVVAVVTDGSAVLGLGDIGPEASLPVMEGKAILFKQFGGVDAVPIALDCRDVDEIVDTVVRLAPSFGGVNLEDISAPRCFEIERKLQERVDIPIFHDDQHGTAVVTLAALRNAAKLSGRALGSLRAVISGAGAAGVAIAKILVEAGIGDVTVCDSKGIVSADRDNLNDVKRELAGYTNKAGLSGSLATALDGADVFVGVSGGTVPEEAVAKMAPGAFIFAMANPTPEIHPDIAHKYASVVATGRSDYPNQINNVLAFPGIFAGALQVRASRITEGMKLAAAEALAAVVADELTPDKVIPSPFDERVAPAVTAAVAAAARAEGVARR is encoded by the coding sequence GTGTCAGCGGAGATCGTGAATCCTCGCAGCGACAGCGCCACCGGTGATCAGGACGAGCCTTTCGATCCTGCCTTCGCGCTGCACCGGGGCGGCAAGATGGCGGTCCAGGCGACCGTGCCCGTGCGGAACAAGGACGACCTGTCCCTGGCCTACACGCCGGGCGTCGCGAAGGTGTGCAGCGCCATCGCCGAGCAGCCCGACCTGGTCCACGACTACACCTGGAAGTCCCAGGTCGTCGCCGTCGTCACGGACGGCAGCGCGGTCCTGGGCCTCGGCGACATCGGCCCGGAGGCCTCCCTGCCCGTCATGGAGGGCAAGGCCATCCTCTTCAAGCAGTTCGGCGGCGTGGACGCGGTCCCGATCGCGCTGGACTGCCGTGACGTGGACGAGATCGTGGACACCGTCGTCCGCCTCGCCCCGTCGTTCGGCGGCGTGAACCTGGAGGACATCTCCGCCCCCCGGTGCTTCGAGATCGAGCGCAAGCTCCAGGAGCGGGTGGACATCCCGATCTTCCACGACGACCAGCACGGCACCGCGGTGGTCACCCTCGCGGCGCTGCGCAACGCGGCCAAGCTCTCCGGCCGCGCGCTGGGCTCGCTGCGCGCCGTGATCTCCGGCGCCGGGGCCGCGGGCGTGGCCATCGCCAAGATCCTGGTCGAGGCGGGCATCGGCGACGTCACCGTCTGCGACAGCAAGGGCATCGTCTCCGCCGACCGCGACAACCTCAACGACGTCAAGCGCGAGCTGGCCGGCTACACCAACAAGGCGGGCCTCAGCGGTTCGCTCGCCACCGCGCTGGACGGTGCCGACGTCTTCGTCGGCGTCAGCGGCGGCACGGTGCCGGAGGAGGCGGTGGCGAAGATGGCGCCGGGCGCCTTCATCTTCGCGATGGCCAACCCCACCCCGGAGATCCACCCGGACATCGCGCACAAGTACGCCTCGGTCGTCGCCACCGGCCGCAGCGACTACCCGAACCAGATCAACAACGTCCTCGCCTTCCCCGGGATCTTCGCGGGCGCCCTCCAGGTGCGCGCCTCCCGGATCACCGAGGGCATGAAGCTCGCCGCCGCCGAGGCGCTGGCCGCCGTGGTGGCCGACGAGCTGACGCCGGACAAGGTGATCCCCTCGCCGTTCGACGAGCGGGTGGCCCCCGCGGTCACCGCCGCGGTCGCCGCCGCGGCCCGCGCGGAGGGCGTCGCCCGCCGCTGA
- a CDS encoding antibiotic biosynthesis monooxygenase, which translates to MSTSDSAPQPSTVSTTAHPDPARPGVGAPMFSTWRVGTPERQRTVADAIAATWEKRPWPAPDLLSYGIYAAADGDTLMHYSQWTSEEAYFAFFHNHRQERNDEIDAAVPGIERVGLSRYRLYRSHVPDPVRRAATEPGLIVTVDIHFDAATAGRRTEWIDTVIGALDEGAEEHRELLGAHFHLLENGAKHLGSAADRVLNYAEWTSEEAYETAQGADRPGWHRVRDFPGHRQVTGTRYRLLRHLTPRG; encoded by the coding sequence ATGTCCACGTCCGACTCCGCCCCGCAGCCGTCGACCGTGTCCACCACCGCGCATCCCGACCCGGCCCGGCCCGGGGTCGGCGCCCCGATGTTCAGCACCTGGCGGGTGGGGACGCCCGAGCGGCAGCGGACCGTCGCCGACGCCATCGCGGCCACCTGGGAGAAGCGACCCTGGCCGGCCCCGGACCTGCTGTCGTACGGCATCTACGCGGCCGCCGACGGCGACACCCTGATGCACTACTCGCAGTGGACGAGCGAGGAGGCGTACTTCGCCTTCTTCCACAACCACCGGCAGGAGCGGAACGACGAGATCGACGCCGCCGTCCCCGGGATCGAGCGGGTCGGGCTGTCCCGCTACCGGCTGTACCGCAGCCATGTGCCGGACCCCGTACGGCGGGCCGCCACGGAGCCCGGGCTGATCGTCACCGTGGACATCCACTTCGACGCCGCGACGGCCGGCCGCCGCACCGAGTGGATCGACACCGTCATCGGCGCGCTGGACGAGGGCGCCGAGGAGCACCGGGAACTGCTGGGTGCCCACTTCCACCTGCTGGAGAACGGGGCGAAGCACCTGGGTTCGGCCGCCGACCGGGTGCTCAACTACGCCGAGTGGACCAGCGAGGAGGCGTACGAGACGGCCCAGGGCGCCGACCGGCCGGGCTGGCACCGGGTGCGGGACTTCCCCGGCCACCGGCAGGTGACCGGCACCCGCTACCGCCTGCTGCGCCACCTGACCCCGCGCGGGTGA